GGGAGAGTATTCTTTGGATAAAAAATGGTTTTTCACCGCCAATGTATCGGCACACCAGCATTTGGTACGGAGCGAGGACAAGAACATCATCTTGCAGGACGGTGGCAAGGCCATCGTGGGCTATGACAAGGGGCGCGTGGAACTCTCCGGCTCCGTATCCGCCAAGTGGCAGCCGATAGACCGCTTGGGTATGTCGGTGGTACTGCGGGAAGAGATGTATGGTTCCGATTGGATTCCACTCATTCCGGCTTTCTTCATTGACGGTATCATTTCCCCGAAAGGAAATGTGATGCTGAAAGCATCCATATCGCGTAACTACCGTTTCCCAACTCTGAACGACCTATACTTTTTGCCGGGAGGTAATCCCAACCTGAAAAACGAACAAGGTTTCAGTTATGATGCCGGGGTGAGTTTCGATGTCGGCAAGAAAGGCATTTACAAGTTGAGCGGCGGTGCGAACTGGTTCGACTCCTACATCGACGACTGGATTATCTGGCTGCCCACCACCAAGGGCTTCTTCTCGCCCCGCAACGTAAAGAAGGTCCACGCCTACGGCGTCGAGGTCAAAGCGAACTTCGCCGTGCAGCCGGCGAAAGATTGGCTCATCGACTTGAACGGGTCCTATTCGTGGACACCCTCCATCAATGAAGGTGAGAAGATGTCGCCTGCTGACCAGTCAGTGGGCAAGCAGTTACCCTACGTGCCGAAGCACTCCGCATCGCTGACCGGACGGTTGTCGTGGCGGACTTGGGCGTTCCTTTACAAATGGGCGTTCTACTCGGAACGTTACACCATGTCGAGCAACGACTATACGCTGACAGGACACCTGCCCGAATATTTCATGAGCAATGTCTCGTTGGAGAAAAACCTGTTTTTCAAACCGGTGGACATCCAGTTAAAATTCGCCGTCAACAACCTCTTCAACGAGGACTACCTTTCGGTACTCTCGCGCCCCATGCCCGGCATCAACTTCGAGTTCTTCATCGGCATTACCCCGAAGTTCGGGAAAAACAAGAAAAAGTCCGAAAATACAAATATGTAACGATATGAAAGCATTAAAGAATTTAAGCCTGCTGTTGCTACTTGTATTGGCATTCACAGGCTGCCACAATAAAAGTTCAAAACTCGCCGATTTCAACCGAACGGTCTATACACCTGAATACGCTTCGGGGTTTGACATAAAAGGTGCAGACGGCAAAAAGAGCGTATTGGTTACCGTCACGAACCCTTGGCAGGGCGCCGACAGCATCACTACGAACCTGTTCATTGCCCGTGATGACGAAGAGGTTCCGGCGGATTTCACCGGTCAGATGCTCAAGGGGGATGCCGAGCGCATCGTCTGCATGTCCTCGACCCATATCGCCATGCTCGACGCAATCGGCGAAACGGGACGCGTAGTCGGCGTGTCAGGCATCGACTACATCTCCAATCCCGACATTCAGGCACGGCGGGACAGCGTTGGAGATGTGGGCTACGAAGGGAACATCAATTACGAACTGCTGCTCTCGCTTGACCCCGACCTCGTGTTGCTTTACGGCGTGAACGGGGCAAGCTCGATGGAGGGTAAGCTCAAAGAGTTGGATATCCCGTTCATGTATGTCGGCGATTACCTCGAAGAGTCTCCGCTGGGCAAAGCCGAATGGCTGGTGGCACTTTCGGAGGTTATCGGAAAACGGGCGGAGGGCGAAAAAGTATTCGCGGAAATCCCCGTCAGATACAATGTCCTGAAAAAGAAAGTAGCGGACAATATCCTCGACGCTCCGTCAGTCATGCTCAACACGCCTTACGGCGACAGCTGGTTCATGCCCTCGACCGAAAGCTATGTCGCCCGGTTAATCAAAGATGCCGGAGGCGATTACATCTACAAGAAGAACACAGGAAACGCTTCCGCGCCCATCGACCTCGAAGAGGCGTATCTGCTGGCCTCGCAAGCCGATATGTGGCTGCATGTGGGGATGGCGAACACGCTTGATGAACTGAAAGCCGCATGCCCGAAGTTCATCGACACCCGCTGTTTCCGTGGTGGACAGGTCTATAACAACAACGCCCGCACCAATGCTGCTGGCGGCAACGACTACTATGAGTCGGCGGTCGTAAATCCCGACCTCGTGCTGCGAGACCTCGTGAAGATATTCCACCCCGAACTGGTCGAGGAAGATTTCGTCTATTACAAGCAACTGAAATAGATGC
The Bacteroides caecimuris DNA segment above includes these coding regions:
- a CDS encoding TonB-dependent receptor yields the protein MTYTKYLLFSILVVCPSVLSAQGITRRIHQIDEVTVWGKRPMKEIGVQKTKFDSLALKENIALSMADILTFNSSVFVKSYGRATLSTVAFRGTSPSHTQVTWNGMRINNPMLGMTDFSTIPSYFIDQASLLHGTSSVNETGGGLGGLVKLGTAPEVAEGFNAQYVQGIGSFKTFDEFARFTYGSERWHVSTRAVYSSSPNDYKYTNHDKKINIYDEDKNIVGQYHPKERNRSGAFKDLHLLQEVYYNTGKGDRFGLNAWYINSNRELPMLTTDYGDATDFENRQREQTFRSVLSWDHMKSNWKLGVKGGYIHTWMAYDYKREVAPDNWASMTRSRSKVNTFYGQAEGEYSLDKKWFFTANVSAHQHLVRSEDKNIILQDGGKAIVGYDKGRVELSGSVSAKWQPIDRLGMSVVLREEMYGSDWIPLIPAFFIDGIISPKGNVMLKASISRNYRFPTLNDLYFLPGGNPNLKNEQGFSYDAGVSFDVGKKGIYKLSGGANWFDSYIDDWIIWLPTTKGFFSPRNVKKVHAYGVEVKANFAVQPAKDWLIDLNGSYSWTPSINEGEKMSPADQSVGKQLPYVPKHSASLTGRLSWRTWAFLYKWAFYSERYTMSSNDYTLTGHLPEYFMSNVSLEKNLFFKPVDIQLKFAVNNLFNEDYLSVLSRPMPGINFEFFIGITPKFGKNKKKSENTNM
- a CDS encoding ABC transporter substrate-binding protein yields the protein MKALKNLSLLLLLVLAFTGCHNKSSKLADFNRTVYTPEYASGFDIKGADGKKSVLVTVTNPWQGADSITTNLFIARDDEEVPADFTGQMLKGDAERIVCMSSTHIAMLDAIGETGRVVGVSGIDYISNPDIQARRDSVGDVGYEGNINYELLLSLDPDLVLLYGVNGASSMEGKLKELDIPFMYVGDYLEESPLGKAEWLVALSEVIGKRAEGEKVFAEIPVRYNVLKKKVADNILDAPSVMLNTPYGDSWFMPSTESYVARLIKDAGGDYIYKKNTGNASAPIDLEEAYLLASQADMWLHVGMANTLDELKAACPKFIDTRCFRGGQVYNNNARTNAAGGNDYYESAVVNPDLVLRDLVKIFHPELVEEDFVYYKQLK